In a genomic window of Brucella anthropi ATCC 49188:
- the pgl gene encoding 6-phosphogluconolactonase yields MSIERHDFTSGTELAQALSEAIANKLNAAIAERGQATLAVSGGTTPLKLFEVLSRKMIDWNLVTITLVDERFVPVDSDRSNEKLVREHLLRDHAGVAKFVGLYNPAATAETAALAAASRIDALRRPFDVVVLGMGNDGHTASFFPGADRLDQAINPETRALVLPIHAEGAGEKRLTLTLPIIAEADMLVLHIEGAAKQATLEKALSGDDENEMPVRAVFHHARTPIQLYWTS; encoded by the coding sequence ATGAGCATTGAACGGCACGATTTTACCAGCGGAACGGAACTGGCGCAGGCATTGTCGGAAGCCATTGCGAACAAGCTGAATGCCGCCATCGCTGAACGGGGACAGGCCACCTTGGCCGTCTCTGGCGGCACCACGCCGCTCAAGCTGTTCGAAGTGCTCTCCCGCAAGATGATCGACTGGAACCTCGTCACGATCACCCTTGTGGATGAGCGTTTCGTCCCCGTCGATAGCGACCGTTCCAACGAAAAGCTGGTGCGCGAGCATCTTTTGCGCGATCATGCGGGCGTGGCCAAATTCGTCGGCCTTTACAATCCGGCGGCGACGGCCGAAACGGCGGCGCTTGCTGCCGCCAGCCGCATTGATGCGTTGCGTCGTCCTTTCGACGTGGTGGTGCTTGGCATGGGCAATGATGGTCATACCGCCTCCTTCTTTCCCGGTGCCGACCGGCTTGATCAGGCGATCAACCCGGAAACAAGGGCGCTTGTGCTGCCGATCCATGCCGAAGGTGCTGGCGAAAAACGTCTGACCCTGACCCTTCCCATCATTGCCGAAGCCGACATGCTGGTTCTGCATATCGAAGGCGCTGCCAAGCAGGCAACGCTGGAAAAGGCGCTTTCCGGCGATGACGAGAATGAAATGCCCGTGCGGGCTGTCTTCCATCATGCGCGCACACCAATCCAGCTCTACTGGACAAGTTAA
- the folD gene encoding bifunctional methylenetetrahydrofolate dehydrogenase/methenyltetrahydrofolate cyclohydrolase FolD, giving the protein MAQLIDGKKLAEDVVSTVKTETEKLVAATGIVPGIAVVIVGEDPASQVYVASKSKKAKECGFHSVQHDLPETASEQELLDLIESLNNDPAIHGILVQLPLPKHIDSGRVIQTISPDKDVDGFHFINVGKLGTGEVETAFVPCTPAGAMIMIERIHGRDLSGLNAVVIGRSNIVGKPMFNLLLAANATVTVAHSRTKDLPAIARTADILVAAVGRPQMVKGDWVKPGATVIDVGINRIPAPERGEGRTRLVGDVDFVEAEKVAGAITPVPGGVGPMTIAMLMANTLTAACRTAGVKKPVF; this is encoded by the coding sequence ATGGCTCAATTGATTGATGGCAAGAAGCTCGCCGAGGATGTGGTTTCCACGGTGAAGACCGAAACCGAAAAGCTCGTGGCCGCAACCGGCATCGTGCCCGGCATTGCGGTGGTGATTGTCGGTGAAGACCCGGCAAGTCAGGTCTATGTCGCTTCCAAGAGCAAGAAGGCCAAGGAATGCGGTTTCCACTCGGTGCAGCACGATCTGCCGGAAACGGCGTCGGAGCAGGAGCTTCTCGACCTGATCGAAAGCTTGAACAACGATCCCGCCATTCATGGCATTCTGGTGCAGTTGCCGCTGCCGAAGCACATCGACTCAGGCCGGGTGATCCAGACCATTTCGCCCGACAAGGATGTCGATGGCTTTCACTTTATCAATGTCGGCAAGCTTGGCACCGGCGAAGTTGAAACGGCTTTCGTTCCCTGCACGCCCGCGGGCGCGATGATCATGATTGAGCGCATCCATGGCCGTGATCTTTCGGGTCTCAATGCCGTGGTAATCGGTCGCTCCAACATTGTTGGCAAGCCGATGTTCAATCTTCTGCTCGCTGCCAATGCAACCGTTACGGTTGCGCACAGCCGCACGAAAGATCTGCCCGCGATTGCCCGCACGGCGGATATTCTGGTGGCGGCGGTCGGACGCCCGCAAATGGTCAAGGGCGATTGGGTCAAGCCGGGCGCAACGGTGATCGACGTCGGTATCAATCGCATTCCGGCACCGGAACGGGGCGAAGGCAGGACACGGCTGGTCGGCGATGTCGATTTCGTGGAAGCCGAAAAAGTTGCCGGAGCGATCACGCCAGTTCCAGGTGGCGTCGGTCCGATGACCATCGCCATGCTGATGGCCAACACGCTGACTGCGGCCTGCCGCACTGCTGGCGTGAAAAAGCCAGTTTTTTGA
- a CDS encoding GntR family transcriptional regulator: MSQMRQVETQLRDMILGLELGPGERLTERWIEAQFEASRTPIRAALLRLEAEGLICREGRGWTVSPINLSEIEQIGVYREALEIAALKLTCALEDRSGVELILAMLDSCDADTSREEWHRIGMDFHIELARLSGNEFLSRGVRDAMQRLSRARWLEVRDEAALARAWAEHRSILDAVREGNTDKATALMSAHLDGSRSRLVNSLHEDRRGLKARGFAVIST; this comes from the coding sequence ATGTCACAGATGAGGCAGGTTGAGACGCAGCTTCGCGACATGATCCTCGGTCTGGAACTGGGGCCGGGCGAACGTTTGACCGAGCGCTGGATCGAGGCGCAGTTTGAAGCCTCACGCACGCCGATCCGGGCAGCGCTTCTGCGGCTGGAGGCGGAAGGCCTGATCTGTCGTGAAGGGCGCGGCTGGACGGTCTCGCCAATCAATCTCAGCGAAATTGAACAAATCGGTGTCTATCGTGAAGCGCTGGAAATTGCCGCGTTAAAGCTCACCTGCGCGCTTGAAGATCGCAGTGGTGTGGAGCTGATTCTAGCGATGCTGGACAGCTGTGATGCGGACACATCGCGCGAGGAATGGCACCGGATCGGCATGGATTTTCATATCGAACTGGCGCGCCTGTCCGGCAACGAGTTTCTCAGCCGTGGCGTGCGCGATGCTATGCAGCGCCTCTCCCGGGCGCGCTGGCTGGAAGTGCGCGACGAGGCGGCGCTCGCTCGCGCATGGGCCGAACACCGCTCCATTCTCGATGCGGTGCGCGAAGGAAATACCGATAAGGCGACGGCGTTGATGAGCGCGCATCTGGACGGAAGCCGCAGCCGCCTCGTCAATAGTCTGCACGAGGACCGGCGCGGCCTCAAGGCGCGGGGCTTTGCCGTCATCAGCACGTGA
- a CDS encoding carboxymuconolactone decarboxylase family protein: MTPLLNPFDVAPATMKSWLNASMTIASSLEASLIELVKIRSSQINACANCINMHTLEARSLGETEQRIYLLSAWREAPCYSERERAALGWVDALTRLSQGHDLEDARTAMQAQFTEEEQVNLTLMINIINGWNRMAVGFGLWFEPEAKKPAVKAAV, encoded by the coding sequence ATGACCCCTCTGCTCAACCCGTTCGATGTTGCCCCTGCCACGATGAAATCCTGGTTGAACGCTTCGATGACCATCGCATCCAGTCTGGAAGCGAGCCTGATCGAGCTTGTCAAAATCCGCTCATCGCAGATCAATGCCTGCGCCAATTGCATCAATATGCATACGCTTGAAGCACGCTCTCTTGGCGAGACCGAACAACGCATCTATTTGTTGTCCGCATGGCGCGAAGCACCGTGCTACTCTGAGCGCGAACGTGCGGCTCTGGGATGGGTCGATGCGCTGACCCGTTTGTCACAAGGTCACGATCTGGAAGACGCCCGCACTGCCATGCAGGCACAGTTCACTGAGGAGGAGCAAGTGAACCTTACGCTGATGATCAACATCATCAATGGATGGAACCGCATGGCGGTTGGCTTCGGCCTCTGGTTCGAGCCGGAAGCCAAGAAGCCGGCAGTAAAGGCAGCCGTCTGA
- the gcvA gene encoding transcriptional regulator GcvA has product MTTALPPLSAIRVFESAARHASFTRAAEELGMTQAAVSYQIKILEERVGAPLFLRMPRQVELTELGRQLAPAITEAFETMRNAFASLREDAEGTLSISVLATFAANWLAHRLGSFQMRHPSLAVRLDTSDSMIDFATTNVDIAIRSGFGKWPGLEAHQLIKASFTPMLSPALAATIGGVKEPADLLRLKIIDVSDPWWNIWFKAAGIENPQMQGNTQSRLGAQHIEGRATVAGQGVGILTPAFHQIEIATGQLIQPFDILGDDGRSYWLVYPKSRRNTPKVRAFREWILSELDCG; this is encoded by the coding sequence ATGACGACAGCGCTTCCCCCTTTATCGGCCATTCGCGTTTTTGAATCCGCCGCCCGCCATGCAAGTTTTACCCGCGCTGCGGAGGAGCTGGGCATGACACAGGCTGCGGTCAGCTATCAGATAAAGATATTGGAGGAGCGTGTCGGCGCGCCCCTGTTTCTGCGTATGCCGCGACAGGTGGAACTGACCGAACTTGGCAGGCAGCTTGCTCCCGCGATCACGGAAGCGTTCGAGACGATGCGCAATGCCTTTGCCAGCCTGCGGGAAGATGCGGAAGGTACGCTGTCGATCAGCGTTCTCGCCACTTTTGCCGCCAACTGGCTGGCGCATCGGCTCGGCTCGTTCCAGATGCGGCATCCGTCACTCGCGGTCCGGCTCGATACGTCCGACAGCATGATCGATTTTGCGACGACTAATGTGGACATCGCGATCAGAAGCGGCTTCGGCAAATGGCCGGGGCTGGAGGCACATCAGCTCATCAAGGCGAGTTTCACGCCCATGCTGAGCCCGGCCTTGGCGGCCACTATAGGCGGGGTGAAAGAACCTGCGGACCTCCTGCGGCTCAAGATCATCGATGTGAGCGATCCGTGGTGGAATATCTGGTTCAAGGCGGCGGGGATCGAAAACCCGCAAATGCAAGGCAATACGCAGAGCCGGCTCGGAGCGCAGCATATCGAAGGTCGGGCGACAGTCGCAGGGCAGGGGGTGGGCATTCTCACGCCTGCTTTCCACCAGATCGAAATCGCTACCGGCCAGCTTATCCAGCCGTTCGATATTCTTGGCGATGATGGGCGATCTTATTGGCTCGTCTATCCCAAATCCCGTCGCAATACGCCAAAGGTGCGCGCATTCAGGGAATGGATATTGAGCGAGCTCGACTGTGGATAG
- a CDS encoding HD domain-containing protein: protein MTAHIFAPFATLAERLLPHALEHGEDGSHDLSHLARVWKNAAAIQRQEGGDAEVLCAAALLHDCVSVEKNSPDRNRASRLAAEKAITLLRNLGWNDARIDLAAHAIEAHSFSANIEPVTMEAKILQDADRLDAIGVIGAARCFYIAGRMGSALYDWRDPHAENRPLDDKLFALDHFRTKLFGLASGFKTETGKLMAAERHRRLEAIFDDFLAEADG, encoded by the coding sequence ATGACAGCACATATCTTCGCGCCTTTCGCAACGCTTGCCGAAAGGCTGCTGCCTCATGCGCTCGAACACGGCGAGGACGGGTCACATGACCTGTCCCACCTTGCCCGTGTTTGGAAAAATGCCGCTGCGATCCAGCGTCAGGAAGGCGGCGATGCCGAAGTGCTTTGCGCCGCAGCCCTGCTGCATGACTGCGTGAGCGTGGAGAAGAATTCGCCCGACAGAAATCGCGCCTCGCGTCTGGCGGCAGAAAAGGCAATAACCTTGCTGCGGAACCTCGGCTGGAATGACGCTCGCATCGACCTCGCCGCCCATGCCATCGAGGCGCACAGCTTTTCAGCCAATATCGAGCCTGTCACGATGGAAGCGAAAATCCTGCAGGATGCGGACCGGCTTGATGCCATTGGCGTGATTGGAGCTGCCCGGTGTTTCTACATTGCGGGCCGCATGGGCAGTGCGCTTTACGACTGGCGCGATCCACACGCCGAAAACCGCCCGCTGGACGACAAACTTTTCGCGCTCGACCATTTCCGCACCAAACTGTTCGGCCTCGCCTCCGGTTTCAAGACGGAAACCGGAAAGCTCATGGCCGCCGAACGGCACAGGCGGCTGGAAGCCATTTTTGATGACTTCCTTGCCGAAGCCGATGGCTAG
- the zwf gene encoding glucose-6-phosphate dehydrogenase: MTSQTIPVEPFDCIVFGGSGDLAERKLIPALYQRQRAGQLTDPTRIIGASRSAMTDEEYRQFARDAIHEHVKASEVDEKEVDKFLARLSYVAVDAKSEEGWDALKTLIGKKPEKIRAFYLAVSPTLFGDIATRLKAHGLITRDTRIIVEKPIGRDLESAMALNDTLGSVFREDQIFRIDHYLGKETVQNLMALRFANALYEPLWNSAHIDHVQITVAESVGLEGRAGYYDTAGALRDMVQNHILQLLCLVAMEPPSSLEADAVHDEKVKVLRSLQPITNANVEDLTVRGQYRAGASAGGPVKGYLEDLENNTSNTETFVALKAEIANWRWAGVPFYLRTGKRLATRVSEIVVTFKPIPHSIFGESAGKVIANQLVIRLQPDEGVKQWMMIKDPGPGGMRLRHVPLDMSFAESFSERNPDAYERLIMDVVRGNQTLFMRRDEVEAAWRWVDPILQGWELNSQPVQGYTAGTWGPSSSIALIERDGRTWHESL; encoded by the coding sequence ATGACCAGCCAGACAATTCCGGTAGAGCCTTTCGACTGCATCGTGTTCGGCGGTTCCGGCGATCTTGCCGAACGCAAGCTCATTCCGGCACTGTATCAGCGTCAGCGTGCAGGCCAGCTCACCGACCCAACGCGCATCATCGGCGCATCGCGCAGTGCCATGACCGATGAGGAATATCGGCAGTTCGCACGCGATGCCATCCACGAGCATGTGAAGGCTTCGGAAGTCGACGAGAAGGAAGTCGACAAGTTTCTCGCCCGTCTCAGCTATGTGGCGGTCGATGCCAAGTCCGAAGAGGGCTGGGATGCGCTCAAGACGCTGATCGGCAAGAAGCCGGAAAAGATTCGCGCTTTCTATCTCGCCGTCAGCCCCACGCTCTTCGGTGATATCGCCACGCGCCTCAAGGCGCATGGCCTGATTACCCGCGATACACGCATCATCGTGGAAAAGCCGATCGGTCGCGACCTGGAATCCGCCATGGCGCTCAATGATACGCTGGGCAGCGTTTTCCGCGAAGATCAGATTTTCCGCATTGACCACTATCTCGGCAAGGAAACCGTGCAGAACCTGATGGCGCTGCGCTTTGCCAATGCGCTTTATGAGCCGTTGTGGAACTCTGCCCATATCGACCATGTGCAGATCACGGTTGCCGAATCTGTCGGCCTTGAGGGCCGCGCCGGTTATTACGACACGGCAGGCGCGCTGCGCGACATGGTGCAGAACCACATTCTTCAGCTGCTCTGCCTTGTGGCCATGGAACCGCCATCCTCGCTGGAGGCCGATGCCGTCCATGACGAAAAGGTCAAGGTTCTGCGGTCCCTTCAGCCGATTACCAATGCAAATGTCGAAGACTTGACCGTTCGCGGCCAATATCGTGCGGGCGCATCCGCAGGCGGTCCGGTCAAGGGCTATCTGGAAGACCTCGAAAACAACACCAGCAACACCGAAACCTTTGTGGCGCTGAAAGCTGAAATCGCCAACTGGCGCTGGGCTGGCGTGCCGTTCTATCTGCGCACCGGCAAGCGGCTTGCCACGCGCGTTTCGGAAATCGTCGTCACGTTCAAGCCGATCCCGCACTCCATCTTCGGCGAAAGTGCTGGCAAGGTCATCGCCAACCAGCTTGTCATCCGCCTGCAACCGGATGAAGGCGTGAAGCAGTGGATGATGATCAAGGATCCGGGTCCGGGCGGTATGCGCCTGCGTCACGTGCCGCTGGATATGAGCTTTGCCGAATCTTTCAGCGAGCGCAATCCGGATGCCTATGAACGTCTCATCATGGATGTCGTTCGCGGCAACCAGACCCTTTTCATGCGGCGCGACGAAGTTGAGGCGGCATGGCGCTGGGTCGACCCTATCCTTCAGGGGTGGGAATTGAACAGCCAGCCTGTGCAGGGCTACACAGCAGGAACTTGGGGACCGTCATCGTCCATCGCGCTCATTGAGCGTGACGGACGCACATGGCACGAAAGCCTCTAG
- a CDS encoding SDR family oxidoreductase, with the protein MKRLQDKVAIITGAGSGFGSGMARRFAAEGAKVVLADVNVKRVEDELADIGKNALSVQADVSRKDDMERVARTAFETFGRIDIMINNAGFTHRNMPLTEVTEDSFDLIASVNMKALYYSTQIVVPIMEHQGGGVIINTASATALRPRKGLVWYSASKGWIISATKAMALELADKNIRVNCICPAESDGEALKLFLEEDTPEARAALKATIPLNRFSTPEDVAEAALWLASDAASMVTGTALNIDGGYSI; encoded by the coding sequence ATGAAGAGGCTGCAGGATAAGGTCGCAATCATCACCGGTGCCGGCTCGGGCTTCGGTTCAGGCATGGCGCGCCGATTTGCAGCCGAAGGTGCAAAGGTCGTTCTCGCCGATGTGAACGTGAAGCGTGTCGAGGATGAGCTTGCCGATATCGGCAAGAACGCTCTTTCCGTGCAGGCCGATGTCTCGCGCAAGGACGACATGGAGCGCGTGGCGCGCACAGCCTTCGAAACGTTCGGCCGCATCGACATCATGATCAACAATGCCGGTTTTACGCATCGCAACATGCCGCTGACCGAAGTGACGGAGGACAGTTTCGACCTGATCGCGTCCGTGAATATGAAGGCGCTTTATTATTCGACGCAGATCGTTGTACCGATCATGGAGCATCAGGGCGGAGGCGTCATCATCAACACGGCTTCGGCAACCGCGCTGCGTCCGCGCAAGGGTCTCGTCTGGTACAGCGCGTCCAAGGGCTGGATCATCAGCGCGACCAAGGCGATGGCGCTGGAACTCGCGGACAAGAATATCCGCGTGAACTGCATCTGCCCGGCCGAAAGCGACGGTGAGGCACTGAAACTGTTTCTGGAGGAGGACACGCCGGAGGCTCGTGCAGCACTCAAGGCCACCATTCCCCTCAATCGGTTTTCGACGCCGGAGGATGTGGCCGAAGCTGCACTCTGGCTGGCCTCGGACGCCGCCTCCATGGTGACGGGTACGGCACTTAATATCGACGGTGGTTACTCAATCTAG
- a CDS encoding multidrug efflux MFS transporter, which translates to MSTAQAAASDETVAAARQENMAVEDNHERYWKQNLLICLIGSFTTLIAMSLLLPFLPLYVEQLGVTDHAAIVQWSGIAYGATFLAAAFVAPLWGRLGDRYGRKLMLIRASLGMAIAMSLIGMVTSVWQLVALRLFVGIAGGYSSGSMILVATQTPKEKTGWALGALSAGIMAGNLAGPLLGGALPPLIGIRATFWLAGGVIFLTFLATTFLIREERKPPKPTKEQKAESIWAAIPDRKPVIAMLVTGMLLLFANMSIEPIITVYVIQLMDDQTKVTLISGVVMAAAALGSIMSSSRLGRLADRIGHTRVIIGALSVSALLLIPQAFVTEAWQLIGLRFLMGLALGGLLPCITSVIRHNVPDRVAGGILGYSVSAQYVGQVAGPVAGGFVGGHFGMRSVFLGTCLIMALGAFYNWTVLRKNR; encoded by the coding sequence ATGAGCACCGCCCAAGCCGCTGCAAGCGACGAAACCGTCGCTGCAGCCCGCCAGGAAAATATGGCCGTCGAAGATAATCACGAGCGCTACTGGAAGCAGAATCTGCTGATCTGCCTCATCGGTTCGTTCACGACGCTCATTGCCATGTCGCTCCTCCTCCCCTTCCTGCCGCTCTATGTGGAACAATTGGGCGTCACCGATCACGCGGCAATCGTGCAGTGGTCAGGTATCGCTTACGGCGCCACCTTTCTGGCAGCAGCCTTCGTCGCGCCGCTGTGGGGCAGGCTCGGCGACCGCTATGGACGTAAGCTGATGCTGATCCGCGCCAGCCTCGGCATGGCCATCGCCATGTCGCTGATCGGCATGGTGACGAGTGTCTGGCAGCTGGTGGCGCTGCGCCTGTTCGTGGGCATCGCAGGCGGCTATTCGTCCGGCTCGATGATCCTCGTCGCTACCCAGACGCCAAAAGAAAAGACCGGTTGGGCGCTGGGCGCGCTTTCGGCTGGCATCATGGCGGGCAATCTGGCCGGCCCGCTGCTCGGCGGCGCTTTGCCGCCGCTGATCGGCATTCGCGCAACCTTCTGGCTAGCTGGTGGCGTGATCTTTCTCACCTTTCTGGCCACCACCTTTCTGATCCGCGAAGAGCGCAAGCCACCGAAGCCGACCAAAGAGCAGAAGGCGGAATCCATCTGGGCTGCCATTCCTGACAGGAAACCGGTTATCGCCATGCTGGTGACGGGTATGCTGCTGCTTTTTGCCAATATGTCGATTGAGCCGATCATCACCGTCTATGTGATCCAACTGATGGACGATCAGACGAAAGTGACACTGATTTCCGGCGTGGTGATGGCTGCTGCAGCCCTCGGCAGCATCATGTCGTCCTCGCGACTGGGGCGCCTTGCCGACCGCATTGGCCACACCCGCGTCATCATCGGGGCACTGTCAGTTTCCGCGCTGCTTCTGATCCCGCAGGCTTTCGTGACGGAAGCCTGGCAGCTGATCGGCCTGCGTTTTCTGATGGGGCTGGCGCTGGGCGGATTGCTGCCCTGCATCACCAGCGTCATCCGGCACAATGTGCCCGACCGCGTAGCGGGCGGCATTCTGGGCTATTCCGTCTCGGCCCAATATGTCGGGCAGGTTGCTGGCCCCGTTGCTGGCGGTTTCGTCGGCGGTCACTTCGGCATGCGTTCCGTTTTTCTCGGCACATGCCTGATTATGGCTCTCGGCGCATTTTATAACTGGACCGTCCTGCGCAAGAACCGATAA
- a CDS encoding glutathione S-transferase family protein: MKNASTNSNSPKRPVITAFENSPDRGRGMARDTPVRWALEETGQDYDVRLVSFEALKAHPHLDLQPFGQIPTYEEGDLALFESGAIVLHIAEQNPGLLPDDANGRARAITWMFAAHNTIEPVILEREVAGFVERKESWYEQRIPIVEARIRKRLDALSACLVNNDWLEGAFSAGDLLMVTVLRRLKSSGILNDYPNLAAYVARGEARPAFKRAYDAQHAVFLAVSKD, translated from the coding sequence ATGAAAAACGCGTCCACCAACAGCAACAGTCCGAAACGTCCCGTCATCACCGCATTTGAAAATTCGCCTGATCGCGGCCGAGGGATGGCGCGTGACACGCCCGTTCGATGGGCGCTTGAAGAGACCGGGCAGGACTATGATGTCCGCCTCGTCTCGTTTGAGGCGCTGAAAGCCCACCCCCATCTCGATCTGCAACCTTTCGGGCAGATACCCACCTATGAAGAGGGTGATCTGGCCCTGTTCGAATCCGGCGCGATCGTGCTTCATATTGCGGAGCAGAACCCCGGCCTTCTGCCGGATGACGCCAATGGTCGGGCGCGCGCCATCACATGGATGTTCGCCGCGCATAACACCATCGAGCCAGTGATCCTCGAAAGGGAAGTTGCCGGTTTCGTAGAGCGCAAGGAAAGCTGGTACGAGCAGCGCATCCCCATCGTGGAAGCGCGTATCCGCAAAAGACTGGATGCCCTTTCCGCCTGTCTTGTCAACAATGACTGGCTGGAGGGTGCGTTCAGTGCCGGTGATCTTCTGATGGTGACCGTGCTGCGGAGGCTGAAGAGTTCAGGCATATTGAACGATTATCCGAACCTTGCAGCCTATGTCGCGCGCGGAGAAGCCCGACCGGCCTTCAAGCGTGCATATGACGCCCAGCACGCGGTTTTCCTCGCCGTGTCGAAAGATTGA
- the edd gene encoding phosphogluconate dehydratase — translation MPTETAHKRIQEITARIRERSKPTREAYLGRVREASSNKPKRAVLGCANLAHGFAACGPHDKAALIGDEIPNLGIITAYNDMLSAHQPFETFPQLIKQAAREAGGVAQVAGGVPAMCDGVTQGFAGMELSLFSREVIAMATAVGLSHDMFDAAVYLGVCDKIVPGLIIGALTFGHLPAVFVPAGPMTSGLPNDEKAKTRQLYAEGKVGRAELLESESKSYHGPGTCTFYGTANSNQMLMEIMGLHLPGASFINPGTPLRDALTREAAKRALAITACGNEYTPVGEILDERSFVNGVIGLNATGGSTNHTIHLIAMAAAAGIKLTWHDISEISDVVPLLARVYPNGLADVNHFHAAGGMGFLIRELLDGGILHEDVRTVFGEGLRPYAIEPKLGADGTVVREPVPEKSGDDKVLAKIHAPFQPTGGLKVLTGNIGNAIIKVSAVKPERQVIEAPAKVFNDQAEMQAAFKAGELTGDFIAVVRYQGPKANGMPELHKLMTVLGILQDRGQRVALVTDGRLSGASGKVPSAIHVTPEALDGGAIGKIRDGDVIRLDAVNGTLEVLVNVALLNDRGEDRPDLSGNEHGMGRELFRAFRQIAGRADEGASVF, via the coding sequence ATGCCCACCGAGACGGCACATAAACGCATTCAGGAAATCACCGCGCGCATTCGCGAACGGTCCAAGCCGACACGCGAAGCCTATCTTGGCCGTGTGCGAGAGGCTTCATCCAACAAGCCAAAACGCGCCGTGCTGGGCTGTGCCAATCTCGCGCATGGTTTCGCCGCCTGCGGCCCGCACGACAAGGCGGCGCTGATCGGCGACGAGATTCCGAACCTCGGCATCATCACGGCCTATAACGACATGCTGTCGGCGCATCAGCCATTCGAAACCTTCCCGCAGCTCATCAAGCAGGCTGCACGTGAAGCGGGTGGCGTGGCGCAGGTTGCTGGCGGCGTGCCTGCCATGTGTGATGGGGTTACGCAGGGTTTTGCGGGCATGGAACTCTCGCTGTTCTCCCGCGAAGTGATTGCGATGGCAACCGCCGTCGGCCTGTCGCACGATATGTTCGATGCGGCCGTCTATCTCGGTGTCTGCGACAAGATCGTGCCCGGTCTCATCATTGGTGCGCTGACCTTCGGCCACCTGCCTGCCGTGTTCGTGCCTGCCGGTCCGATGACCAGCGGCCTGCCGAACGATGAAAAGGCCAAGACCCGCCAGCTCTATGCCGAAGGCAAGGTCGGGCGTGCCGAGCTTCTGGAATCGGAATCGAAGTCCTATCACGGTCCCGGCACCTGCACTTTCTACGGCACGGCCAATTCCAACCAGATGCTGATGGAAATCATGGGCCTGCATCTGCCGGGCGCATCCTTCATCAATCCGGGCACGCCGCTCCGCGACGCCTTGACCCGCGAGGCTGCCAAGCGCGCGCTGGCGATCACTGCCTGCGGCAATGAATATACGCCAGTCGGCGAGATACTGGACGAGCGTTCCTTCGTCAATGGCGTCATCGGTCTGAATGCGACCGGCGGTTCGACCAACCATACCATCCACCTGATCGCCATGGCAGCTGCGGCCGGTATCAAGCTGACATGGCACGATATTTCCGAGATTTCGGATGTGGTTCCGCTTCTGGCACGCGTCTATCCGAATGGCCTTGCCGATGTGAACCATTTCCATGCCGCTGGCGGCATGGGCTTCCTGATCCGCGAACTGCTCGATGGCGGCATCCTGCATGAGGATGTGCGCACCGTGTTCGGCGAAGGTCTGCGTCCTTACGCGATCGAACCGAAGCTGGGTGCTGACGGTACAGTCGTGCGTGAGCCGGTGCCGGAGAAAAGCGGCGACGACAAGGTTCTGGCCAAGATCCATGCGCCATTCCAGCCGACCGGCGGCCTCAAGGTTCTGACCGGCAATATCGGCAATGCGATCATCAAGGTTTCCGCCGTGAAGCCGGAGCGTCAGGTCATCGAAGCGCCCGCCAAGGTCTTCAACGATCAGGCAGAAATGCAGGCCGCGTTCAAGGCTGGCGAGCTGACCGGTGATTTCATCGCGGTGGTTCGCTATCAGGGGCCGAAAGCCAATGGTATGCCCGAGCTGCACAAGCTGATGACGGTTCTGGGCATTCTGCAGGATCGCGGCCAGCGTGTTGCTCTTGTTACCGACGGTCGCCTGTCCGGTGCATCAGGCAAGGTGCCCTCCGCTATCCACGTCACGCCGGAAGCTCTCGATGGCGGCGCCATCGGAAAAATCCGCGACGGCGATGTCATTCGTCTGGATGCCGTGAATGGCACTCTGGAAGTTCTGGTCAATGTGGCCTTGCTGAATGATCGTGGCGAAGACCGTCCCGATCTTTCAGGCAACGAACATGGCATGGGACGTGAATTGTTCCGCGCTTTCCGCCAAATCGCCGGACGGGCCGACGAAGGCGCTTCGGTGTTCTGA